Genomic window (Pirellulaceae bacterium):
GCTGAGCCACCTTCCGCACGTATCGTGAGCTAACTACTAAGCATCGTTCCAAGTGCGTGACGAGGCTGTCCGCCGATCTCGCTCCTGCATTTCAATCACAGTTAAAACAAAAATAGAGTTAGACGCTGCCGCATGCTGCTTACCCTAAAAGTAAATGTCGTTCCAACTTTGATTTGGCAAGGTAAAGACCGGTGTTGCGATTTTCGCGAAGAACTTGTTCGAGCAGGAAAACCGTAAATGCCCCGCTTTGTCCTATTACGGCATGAATTGCCGAATGCTTACGATGCGCCTCGTGACTCTCACTGGGATTTGATGTTAGAAGACGGAGCAACGCTACAAACTTGGGCAATCTGCCAGATTCCAGACGTTGGCTGTTGGGTGGAGGCACTCTCTTTGCCTCCTCATCGAACGGAATATCTCGACTATGAAGGTCCCGTTTCTAATA
Coding sequences:
- a CDS encoding DNA polymerase ligase N-terminal domain-containing protein; amino-acid sequence: MPRFVLLRHELPNAYDAPRDSHWDLMLEDGATLQTWAICQIPDVGCWVEALSLPPHRTEYLDYEGPVSNNRGEVTQWDHGDFDWLEKNETRVTIRLRGKRIQGEAILEQLSADHGWRFMIAST